One Passer domesticus isolate bPasDom1 unplaced genomic scaffold, bPasDom1.hap1 HAP1_SCAFFOLD_37, whole genome shotgun sequence genomic window carries:
- the LOC135292490 gene encoding class I histocompatibility antigen, F10 alpha chain-like, with the protein MAPSLQTCLLLPLCSLPVVLLEPGPGFPQLVSMGSLDGIPFQHCRSRRGWRLEPSRDLEHSCVEWLQKYVRYGREELQCKEPPDVRVSRKVEHGILTLSCHAYRFYPSTIGTSWMKGMKSGIVPHLGRIEALLEEQEQPLRRAEHPGMPEPGICSWAEAGNMECGNWEFGTVEQWDGGSPPLLTMPCFPELESSRNLTLVVAVSVSAAISIVILIGFGVWKLQSGSPQTQPGGHPVLLPFPDTWRSPHDPSSPPKLLLGSPLSPQWGFL; encoded by the exons ATGGCTCCCAGCCTGCAGACTTGCC TTCTCCTGCCCCTGTGTTCCCTGCCCGTGGTACTGTTGGAGCCCGGCCCGGGGTTCCCCCAGTTGGTGTCCATGGGGTCCCTGGATGGGATCCCCTTCCAGCACTGCCGCAGCCGCCGGGGGTGGCGGCTGGAGCCGAGCCGGGATCTCG agcacagctgcGTGGAGTGGCTCCAGAAATATGTCAGATATGGgcgggaggagctgcagtgtaaag agccccctgATGTCCGTGTGTCCCGAAAAGTGGAACACGGGATCCTGACACTGTCCTGCCACGCATACAGATTCTACCCCAGCACCATTGGGACCAGCTGGATGAAGGGGATGAAATCAGGGATCGTTCCACACCTGGGCAGGATCGAggcgctgctggaggagcaggagcagcccctgcgcCGGGCGGAGCATCCCGGAATGCCAGAGCCTgggatctgctcctgggctgaggctGGGAACATGGAAtgtgggaactgggaatttgggactgtggagcagtgggatgggggTTCCCCTCCCCTCCTAACCATGCCATgcttcccagagctggaatccagCAGGAATCTCACCCTGGTGGTCGCTgtgtctgtcagtgctgccatcagcatTGTTATCCTCATTGGATTTGGTGTCTGGAAGCTCCAATCTGGTTCTCCCCAAACCCAACCTGGGGGTCACCCTGttcttctccccttcccagaCACTTGGAGATCCCCCCATGACCCATCCAGCCCCCCCAAACTCCTCCTTGGGTCACCCCTAAGTCCCCAGTGGGGATTTCTGTGA